A genome region from Anastrepha obliqua isolate idAnaObli1 chromosome 4, idAnaObli1_1.0, whole genome shotgun sequence includes the following:
- the LOC129245875 gene encoding coiled-coil domain-containing protein 93 isoform X2, with product MASNRDIFSKHLPNVKLATRIDAEGREVQVERREDVDATAKEQETFDMLVAAGYYRARIKGLSSFDKVIGGMTWCIECCEYDVDVDLLFHENLTIGQKIALVEKIVSVLPQMKCPFQIEPHQIQGLEFLSIHPVIQWLVKKSVENRAERAQRLKKFAIGQFHNHYQYKTDKEQLAKIRNASTYIKHIQELYNPTRLYQRKDTSNEDEKMRVRMTLLEYGNAAVAKAGSESQLGNQDGAEDEDITCSPTHRLDANERSAMHKHYTELQQEMETDAKQLSEHSQIKMLEASKEALERKVQCNLKENEEIKVELQKQQQQLRLLEEQKQQLEAEIEQYKAIEAKADPEIVAKVQDMLKQHDQLKKEETEFKEFCRQDLANLQKEIDELEALNAQTPEEQEAAVSKEKAQIHELKLQIAKKNRGIVAIQRRLDAIPDRTELTQYQRRFHELYNEMSAKHIETKQYYTLFNTLNDKKRYLEKELSLLNSICEAYNEGMTSAHGREEFIKQFEAIVAGVKQTEQKVRQKYNEECARRDALNTELQGLLELQRQYAAAVKQLTKECQRCEQLQQHLKSIQQK from the exons ATGGCGTCCAACCGTGATATATTCTCGAAGCATTTGCCTAACGTGAAGTTGGCCACACGTATCGACGCCGAAGGTCGGGAAGTGCAG GTGGAGCGGCGTGAGGATGTGGACGCTACAGCGAAAGAGCAGGAAACATTTGATATGTTGGTGGCTGCGGGCTACTATAGAGCGCGTATTAAGGGATTGTCTTCCTTTGACAAAGTGATCGGGGGTATGACTTGGTGCATTGAGTGCTGTGAATATGATGTTGATGTGGATTTACTGTTTCATGAGAACTTAACTATTGGCCAAAAAAT AGCACTTGTTGAAAAAATCGTATCTGTTCTGCCACAAATGAAGTGCCCTTTTCAAATAGAACCACATCAAATACAGGGACTAGAGTTCCTTAGCATACATCCAGTTATACAATGGCTGGTTAAAAAATCG GTGGAAAATCGCGCAGAGCGTGCTCAACGACTGAAAAAATTTGCCATTGGTCAGTTTCACAATCACTACCAGTATAAAACGGATAAAGAGCAATTAGCGAAAATAAGAAATGCCTCAACGTATATTAAGCACATTCAA GAGCTATACAATCCAACCCGGCTATACCAGCGCAAAGATACCAGCAATGAGGACGAGAAGATGCGTGTGCGTATGACATTGTTGGAGTATGGTAACGCAGCTGTAGCGAAGGCCGGTAGTGAAAGCCAGTTAGGCAATCAAGATGGCGCTGAGGATGAG GATATCACTTGTTCTCCAACGCACCGTCTCGACGCTAACGAGCGTAGCGCAATGCACAAACACTACACAGAACTGCAACAGGAAATGGAAACGGATGCCAAACAACTATCCGAACATAGTCAAATTAAAATGCTCGAAGCTTCTAAAGAAGCGTTAGAACGCAAAGTTCAATGTAATCTCAAAGAgaatgaagaaataaaagtagaattgcaaaagcaacaacaacagttgcGGTTGCTAGAAGAACAAAAACAGCAGTTGGAAGCTGAAATTGAACAGTACAAAGCGATCGAAGCGAAAGCTGACCCAGA GATTGTTGCTAAAGTGCAAGATATGCTGAAACAGCACGACCAACTGAAGAAAGAGGAGACGGAGTTCAAAGAGTTCTGTCGACAAGATTTGGCCAATTTGCAAAAAGAAATAGA tgAACTGGAGGCACTCAATGCACAAACGCCAGAGGAACAAGAGGCTGCTGTGTCAAAAGAGAAAGCACAAATACACGAATTGAAGTTGCAGATAGCGAAAAAGAATCGTGGAATTGTGGCCATACAGCGACGTTTAGATGCCATACCCGATCGCACGGAGCTGACGCAGTATCAGCGACGATTTCATGAGCTGTATAATGAAA TGAGTGCCAAACATATCGAAACGAAACAATACTACACCCTTTTTAATACGCTCAACGATAAAAAGCGATATCTCGAAAAAGAACTCTCACTACTCAACTCCATATGTGAGGCATATAACGAAGGTATGACGAGCGCACATGGGCGTGAGGAGTTTATCAAACAGTTTGAGGCGATTGTGGCTGGTGTGAAGCAAACCGAACAAAAGGTGCGTCAAAAGTACAATGAGGAGTGTGCGAGACGTGATGCACTGAATACAGAGCTGCAAGGACTGCTCGAGCTGCAGCGCCAATATGCGGCCGCAGTGAAACAGCTGACCAAGGAGTGCCAACGTTGCGAACAATTGCAACAGCATTTAAAGTCAattcagcaaaaataa
- the LOC129245875 gene encoding coiled-coil domain-containing protein 93 isoform X1 — translation MASNRDIFSKHLPNVKLATRIDAEGREVQVERREDVDATAKEQETFDMLVAAGYYRARIKGLSSFDKVIGGMTWCIECCEYDVDVDLLFHENLTIGQKIALVEKIVSVLPQMKCPFQIEPHQIQGLEFLSIHPVIQWLVKKSVENRAERAQRLKKFAIGQFHNHYQYKTDKEQLAKIRNASTYIKHIQELYNPTRLYQRKDTSNEDEKMRVRMTLLEYGNAAVAKAGSESQLGNQDGAEDEFDVQQLLKNLTLANEDITCSPTHRLDANERSAMHKHYTELQQEMETDAKQLSEHSQIKMLEASKEALERKVQCNLKENEEIKVELQKQQQQLRLLEEQKQQLEAEIEQYKAIEAKADPEIVAKVQDMLKQHDQLKKEETEFKEFCRQDLANLQKEIDELEALNAQTPEEQEAAVSKEKAQIHELKLQIAKKNRGIVAIQRRLDAIPDRTELTQYQRRFHELYNEMSAKHIETKQYYTLFNTLNDKKRYLEKELSLLNSICEAYNEGMTSAHGREEFIKQFEAIVAGVKQTEQKVRQKYNEECARRDALNTELQGLLELQRQYAAAVKQLTKECQRCEQLQQHLKSIQQK, via the exons ATGGCGTCCAACCGTGATATATTCTCGAAGCATTTGCCTAACGTGAAGTTGGCCACACGTATCGACGCCGAAGGTCGGGAAGTGCAG GTGGAGCGGCGTGAGGATGTGGACGCTACAGCGAAAGAGCAGGAAACATTTGATATGTTGGTGGCTGCGGGCTACTATAGAGCGCGTATTAAGGGATTGTCTTCCTTTGACAAAGTGATCGGGGGTATGACTTGGTGCATTGAGTGCTGTGAATATGATGTTGATGTGGATTTACTGTTTCATGAGAACTTAACTATTGGCCAAAAAAT AGCACTTGTTGAAAAAATCGTATCTGTTCTGCCACAAATGAAGTGCCCTTTTCAAATAGAACCACATCAAATACAGGGACTAGAGTTCCTTAGCATACATCCAGTTATACAATGGCTGGTTAAAAAATCG GTGGAAAATCGCGCAGAGCGTGCTCAACGACTGAAAAAATTTGCCATTGGTCAGTTTCACAATCACTACCAGTATAAAACGGATAAAGAGCAATTAGCGAAAATAAGAAATGCCTCAACGTATATTAAGCACATTCAA GAGCTATACAATCCAACCCGGCTATACCAGCGCAAAGATACCAGCAATGAGGACGAGAAGATGCGTGTGCGTATGACATTGTTGGAGTATGGTAACGCAGCTGTAGCGAAGGCCGGTAGTGAAAGCCAGTTAGGCAATCAAGATGGCGCTGAGGATGAG TTTGATGTGCAGCAATTGCTTAAGAATCTTACCTTAGCAAATGAG GATATCACTTGTTCTCCAACGCACCGTCTCGACGCTAACGAGCGTAGCGCAATGCACAAACACTACACAGAACTGCAACAGGAAATGGAAACGGATGCCAAACAACTATCCGAACATAGTCAAATTAAAATGCTCGAAGCTTCTAAAGAAGCGTTAGAACGCAAAGTTCAATGTAATCTCAAAGAgaatgaagaaataaaagtagaattgcaaaagcaacaacaacagttgcGGTTGCTAGAAGAACAAAAACAGCAGTTGGAAGCTGAAATTGAACAGTACAAAGCGATCGAAGCGAAAGCTGACCCAGA GATTGTTGCTAAAGTGCAAGATATGCTGAAACAGCACGACCAACTGAAGAAAGAGGAGACGGAGTTCAAAGAGTTCTGTCGACAAGATTTGGCCAATTTGCAAAAAGAAATAGA tgAACTGGAGGCACTCAATGCACAAACGCCAGAGGAACAAGAGGCTGCTGTGTCAAAAGAGAAAGCACAAATACACGAATTGAAGTTGCAGATAGCGAAAAAGAATCGTGGAATTGTGGCCATACAGCGACGTTTAGATGCCATACCCGATCGCACGGAGCTGACGCAGTATCAGCGACGATTTCATGAGCTGTATAATGAAA TGAGTGCCAAACATATCGAAACGAAACAATACTACACCCTTTTTAATACGCTCAACGATAAAAAGCGATATCTCGAAAAAGAACTCTCACTACTCAACTCCATATGTGAGGCATATAACGAAGGTATGACGAGCGCACATGGGCGTGAGGAGTTTATCAAACAGTTTGAGGCGATTGTGGCTGGTGTGAAGCAAACCGAACAAAAGGTGCGTCAAAAGTACAATGAGGAGTGTGCGAGACGTGATGCACTGAATACAGAGCTGCAAGGACTGCTCGAGCTGCAGCGCCAATATGCGGCCGCAGTGAAACAGCTGACCAAGGAGTGCCAACGTTGCGAACAATTGCAACAGCATTTAAAGTCAattcagcaaaaataa
- the LOC129245003 gene encoding uncharacterized protein LOC129245003 translates to MISHLNEMEFDFSELLLVGCDGTATNTGWRGGIIRRIELYLNRPIQWNICLLHANELPLRHVFQHFDGKTSGPNSFSGTIGKQLQGVEHLPVVNFNKIECDLVQVTCRDNLSKDQKYLYDIGQAIHLGNCSSDLSLRDPGKLSHARWLTLGNRTLRLYISSEDPSENLVHIVTFIMKVYLPMWFQIKLNDSIADGARHVFTMIKNSRYLPEHLLRVVDPVIQHNAYFAHPENLLLSMVTDENRNVRKIGVQRILKARETTSTAKNSVRSFILPKLNFNATNYYEMIDWSSTILSPPPVLRNVLNADLLSSIDNQPSISQWNLSSFPCHTQAVERTVKLVTEASNKFA, encoded by the exons ATGATATCTCActtaaatgaaatggaatttgATTTTAGTGAACTTCTCCTAGTTGGTTGTGATGGCACAGCAACTAATACAGGCTGGAGAGGTGGTATTATTAGGCGTATTGAATTATACTTGAACAGACCAATTCAGTGGAATATATGCTTGCTTCATGCAAATGAATTACCTTTGCGACACGTATTTCAACATTTTGATGGAAAAACAAGTGGACCGAATTCATTTTCAGGTACAATCGGAAAACAACTTCAGGGCGTTGAACACTTGCCTGttgttaatttcaataaaattgagtGTGATTTAGTACAAGTCACATGCAGAGACAATTTGAGTAAAgatcaaaaatatctttacgACATTGGGCAAGCTATTCATTTAGGTAATTGTTCATCTGATCTGTCTCTGCGAGATCCAGGAAAACTCTCCCACGCGCGTTGGCTCACTCTAGGAAACAGAACGTTGAGATTATACATATCAAGTGAAGACCCTTCTGAAAACTTAGTTCACATAGTTACATTTATAATGAAAGTGTATTTACCTATgtggtttcaaataaaactgaacGATTCAATTGCAGATGGTGCGAGACATGTCTTCACTATGATTAAAAATTCTCGGTACTTACCAGAACATCTTCTGAGAGTAGTTGATCCTGTGATACAACACAATGCTTATTTCGCGCATCctgaaaatttgcttttatctATGGTCACAGATGAAAATCGGAATGTACGTAAGATTGGGGTACAAAGGATTTTAAAAGCCAGAGAGACAACTTCTACTGCGAAGAATTCGGTGCGCTCATTCATTTTGCCAAAACTGAACTTTAATGCCACTAATTACTATGAAATGATCGACTGGTCTTCTACAATACTATCACCTCCTCCAGTACTAAGAAATGTCTTAAATGCAGATCTGTTATCTTCCATTGATAACCAACCATCTATCTCTCAATGGAACTTGTCAAGCTTTCCATGCCACACTCAAGCGGTAGAGCGAACTGTTAAGCTTGTCACTGAAGCGTCGAACAAG TTTGCCTAA